The Schistocerca gregaria isolate iqSchGreg1 chromosome 1, iqSchGreg1.2, whole genome shotgun sequence genome includes a window with the following:
- the LOC126339094 gene encoding armadillo segment polarity protein isoform X2: MSYQMQQPQSRLISHGNYQQPSDLPIGSAKEQTIMWQQNSYLGDSGIHSGATTQAPSLTGKEEDMESDQLMFDLDQGFAQGFTQDQVDEMNQQLSQTRSQRVRAAMFPETLEEGIEIPSTQFDPAQPTAVQRLAEPSQMLKHAVVNLINYQDDADLATRAIPELIKLLNDEDQVVVSQAAMMVHQLSRKEASRHAIMNSPQMVAALVRAISNSNDLESTKAAVGTLHNLSHHRQGLLAIFKSGGIPALVKLLSSPVESVLFYAITTLHNLLLHQEGSKMAVRLAGGLQKMVALLQRNNVKFLAIVTDCLQILAYGNQESKLIILASQGPVELVRILRSYDYEKLLWTTSRVLKVLSVCSSNKPAIVEAGGMQALAMHLGHPSQRLVQNCLWTLRNLSDAGTKVDGLEGLLQSLVQLLASADVNVVTCAAGILSNLTCNNQRNKVTVCQVGGVDALVNTIRNAGDREEITEPAVCALRHLTSRHIEAEMAQNAVRANYGMQVIVKLLQAPSRWPLVKAVIGLIRNLALCPANHAPLREHGAIHHLVRLLMRAFQDTQRRQSIASSGSQQPGAYADGVRMEEIVEGTVGALHILARESNNRAIIRGQMVIPIFVQLLFNEIENIQRVAAGVLCELAADKEGAEMIEQEGATAPLTELLHSRNEGVATYAAAVLFRMSEDKPQDYKKRLSMELTNSLFREEQIMWNGGDIPIGPDLQWQNLQDQDSRNNYILHMTSLLPDESHD, translated from the exons tATCACACGGCAATTACCAACAGCCTAGTGATCTACCCATAGGTTCAGCAAAAGAACAAACCATCATGTGGCAGCAAAACTCTTACCTGGGTGACTCAGGTATCCATTCTGGAGCCACAACCCAGgctccatcattgactggaaaagaaGAAGACATGGAGTCAGACCAACTGATGTTTGACTTAGATCAAGGATTTGCCCAAGGTTTTACCCAGGACCAAGTTGATG AGATGAATCAGCAATTGAGTCAGACACGTTCTCAGAGAGTTCGTGCTGCAATGTTCCCCGAAACTCTAGAAGAAGGCATAGAGATTCCATCCACACAATTTGATCCAGCTCAGCCAACTGCAGTTCAACGTCTAGCAGAACCAAGCCAGATGCTCAAACATGCAGTAGTCAACCTAATTAATTACCAG GATGATGCTGATTTGGCAACTAGAGCAATACCTGAACTTATAAAACTGTTGAATGATGAAGATCAGGTTGTAGTGTCTCAAGCTGCAATGATGGTTCACCAACTGTCAAGAAAGGAAGCATCAAGGCATGCTATCATGAACAGTCCACAG ATGGTTGCTGCTTTGGTACGAGCAATTTCAAATAGCAATGATCTGGAGTCGACAAAAGCAGCTGTTGGTACATTACACAACTTATCTCACCATCGTCAGGGTTTGCTTGCCATTTTCAAAAGTGGTGGCATTCCAGCTCTTGTAAAACTGCTCAG CTCGCCAGTTGAGTCTGTACTATTCTATGCCATTACTACACTGCATAATCTTCTTTTGCACCAAGAAGGTTCGAAAATGGCAGTTAGATTGGCTGGAGGTCTGCAAAAAATGGTTGCACTGTTGCAGCGGAACAATGTGAAATTTCTTGCCATAGTAACAGACTGTCTCCAAATATTGGCATATGGAAACCAAGAAAGTAAACTCATTATCTTGGCCTCTCAAGGGCCTGTGGAGTTAGTTCGCATACTCCGTTCTTATGATTATGAGAAGCTGCTATGGACAACATCACGTGTTCTGAAAG TATTGTCAGTCTGCTCCAGTAACAAGCCAGCAATTGTTGAAGCTGGAGGCATGCAAGCATTAGCTATGCACCTTGGCCATCCAAGCCAACGCCTTGTCCAGAACTGCCTGTGGACTCTGCGCAATCTTTCAGATGCCGGAACTAAAGTT GATGGTTTGGAAGGTCTTCTGCAGAGTTTAGTGCAGTTGCTGGCATCAGCAGATGTGAATGTTGTGACATGTGCTGCTGGTATTCTCTCAAATCTCACTTGCAACAACCAGCGGAACAAAGTTACAGTATGTCAGGTTGGCGGAGTAGATGCCCTCGTAAATACCATTCGAAATGCTGGTGATCGTGAAGAAATAACTGAACCTGCGGTATGTGCACTTCGCCACTTGACATCTCGTCATATTGAAGCAGAAATGGCACAGAATGCAGTTCGTGCTAACTATGGAATGCAAGTCATTGTAAAGTTACTGCAGGCACCATCTCGTTGGCCTCTTGTTAAGGCAGTCATTGGACTGATACGAAACTTGGCTCTGTGTCCTGCCAATCATGCTCCACTGCGTGAACATGGTGCAATTCATCATCTTGTGCGACTTCTTATGAGAGCATTCCAGGATACGCAGAGA CGTCAGTCTATAGCCAGCAGTGGCAGCCAGCAGCCAGGAGCTTATGCTGATGGTGTTCGCATGGAAGAAATTGTTGAAGGAACTGTTGGAGCTTTGCATATTTTGGCACGCGAATCGAACAACAGAGCTATTATCCGTGGACAGATGGTTATACCAATCTTTGTTCAG CTTCTGTTTAACGAGATAGAGAACATACAGAGAGTTGCTGCAGGAGTCCTCTGCGAACTAGCAGCAGACAaagaaggagcagaaatgattgaACAAGAAGGTGCCACAGCTCCCCTTACAGAATTATTGCATTCAAGGAATGAAGGAGTTG CAACCTATGCCGCAGCTGTTCTATTCCGAATGTCTGAAGACAAACCACAAGATTACAAAAAACGACTGTCAATGGAGTTAACAAACTCTCTGTTCAGAGAGGAACAAATTATGTGGAATGGAGGTGACATACCAATAGGACCAGATTTGCAG
- the LOC126339094 gene encoding armadillo segment polarity protein isoform X3 gives MSYQMQQPQSRLISHGNYQQPSDLPIGSAKEQTIMWQQNSYLGDSGIHSGATTQAPSLTGKEEDMESDQLMFDLDQGFAQGFTQDQVDEMNQQLSQTRSQRVRAAMFPETLEEGIEIPSTQFDPAQPTAVQRLAEPSQMLKHAVVNLINYQDDADLATRAIPELIKLLNDEDQVVVSQAAMMVHQLSRKEASRHAIMNSPQMVAALVRAISNSNDLESTKAAVGTLHNLSHHRQGLLAIFKSGGIPALVKLLSSPVESVLFYAITTLHNLLLHQEGSKMAVRLAGGLQKMVALLQRNNVKFLAIVTDCLQILAYGNQESKLIILASQGPVELVRILRSYDYEKLLWTTSRVLKVLSVCSSNKPAIVEAGGMQALAMHLGHPSQRLVQNCLWTLRNLSDAGTKVDGLEGLLQSLVQLLASADVNVVTCAAGILSNLTCNNQRNKVTVCQVGGVDALVNTIRNAGDREEITEPAVCALRHLTSRHIEAEMAQNAVRANYGMQVIVKLLQAPSRWPLVKAVIGLIRNLALCPANHAPLREHGAIHHLVRLLMRAFQDTQRRQSIASSGSQQPGAYADGVRMEEIVEGTVGALHILARESNNRAIIRGQMVIPIFVQLLFNEIENIQRVAAGVLCELAADKEGAEMIEQEGATAPLTELLHSRNEGVATYAAAVLFRMSEDKPQDYKKRLSMELTNSLFREEQIMWNGGDIPIGPDLQAMTRYQ, from the exons tATCACACGGCAATTACCAACAGCCTAGTGATCTACCCATAGGTTCAGCAAAAGAACAAACCATCATGTGGCAGCAAAACTCTTACCTGGGTGACTCAGGTATCCATTCTGGAGCCACAACCCAGgctccatcattgactggaaaagaaGAAGACATGGAGTCAGACCAACTGATGTTTGACTTAGATCAAGGATTTGCCCAAGGTTTTACCCAGGACCAAGTTGATG AGATGAATCAGCAATTGAGTCAGACACGTTCTCAGAGAGTTCGTGCTGCAATGTTCCCCGAAACTCTAGAAGAAGGCATAGAGATTCCATCCACACAATTTGATCCAGCTCAGCCAACTGCAGTTCAACGTCTAGCAGAACCAAGCCAGATGCTCAAACATGCAGTAGTCAACCTAATTAATTACCAG GATGATGCTGATTTGGCAACTAGAGCAATACCTGAACTTATAAAACTGTTGAATGATGAAGATCAGGTTGTAGTGTCTCAAGCTGCAATGATGGTTCACCAACTGTCAAGAAAGGAAGCATCAAGGCATGCTATCATGAACAGTCCACAG ATGGTTGCTGCTTTGGTACGAGCAATTTCAAATAGCAATGATCTGGAGTCGACAAAAGCAGCTGTTGGTACATTACACAACTTATCTCACCATCGTCAGGGTTTGCTTGCCATTTTCAAAAGTGGTGGCATTCCAGCTCTTGTAAAACTGCTCAG CTCGCCAGTTGAGTCTGTACTATTCTATGCCATTACTACACTGCATAATCTTCTTTTGCACCAAGAAGGTTCGAAAATGGCAGTTAGATTGGCTGGAGGTCTGCAAAAAATGGTTGCACTGTTGCAGCGGAACAATGTGAAATTTCTTGCCATAGTAACAGACTGTCTCCAAATATTGGCATATGGAAACCAAGAAAGTAAACTCATTATCTTGGCCTCTCAAGGGCCTGTGGAGTTAGTTCGCATACTCCGTTCTTATGATTATGAGAAGCTGCTATGGACAACATCACGTGTTCTGAAAG TATTGTCAGTCTGCTCCAGTAACAAGCCAGCAATTGTTGAAGCTGGAGGCATGCAAGCATTAGCTATGCACCTTGGCCATCCAAGCCAACGCCTTGTCCAGAACTGCCTGTGGACTCTGCGCAATCTTTCAGATGCCGGAACTAAAGTT GATGGTTTGGAAGGTCTTCTGCAGAGTTTAGTGCAGTTGCTGGCATCAGCAGATGTGAATGTTGTGACATGTGCTGCTGGTATTCTCTCAAATCTCACTTGCAACAACCAGCGGAACAAAGTTACAGTATGTCAGGTTGGCGGAGTAGATGCCCTCGTAAATACCATTCGAAATGCTGGTGATCGTGAAGAAATAACTGAACCTGCGGTATGTGCACTTCGCCACTTGACATCTCGTCATATTGAAGCAGAAATGGCACAGAATGCAGTTCGTGCTAACTATGGAATGCAAGTCATTGTAAAGTTACTGCAGGCACCATCTCGTTGGCCTCTTGTTAAGGCAGTCATTGGACTGATACGAAACTTGGCTCTGTGTCCTGCCAATCATGCTCCACTGCGTGAACATGGTGCAATTCATCATCTTGTGCGACTTCTTATGAGAGCATTCCAGGATACGCAGAGA CGTCAGTCTATAGCCAGCAGTGGCAGCCAGCAGCCAGGAGCTTATGCTGATGGTGTTCGCATGGAAGAAATTGTTGAAGGAACTGTTGGAGCTTTGCATATTTTGGCACGCGAATCGAACAACAGAGCTATTATCCGTGGACAGATGGTTATACCAATCTTTGTTCAG CTTCTGTTTAACGAGATAGAGAACATACAGAGAGTTGCTGCAGGAGTCCTCTGCGAACTAGCAGCAGACAaagaaggagcagaaatgattgaACAAGAAGGTGCCACAGCTCCCCTTACAGAATTATTGCATTCAAGGAATGAAGGAGTTG CAACCTATGCCGCAGCTGTTCTATTCCGAATGTCTGAAGACAAACCACAAGATTACAAAAAACGACTGTCAATGGAGTTAACAAACTCTCTGTTCAGAGAGGAACAAATTATGTGGAATGGAGGTGACATACCAATAGGACCAGATTTGCAG